One Sparus aurata chromosome 5, fSpaAur1.1, whole genome shotgun sequence genomic window carries:
- the LOC115581926 gene encoding brefeldin A-inhibited guanine nucleotide-exchange protein 1-like — MTQSLHTLLKRIAGWTSFLSDLHLGLNVMFEDQQRTLLWKAGFKGKSKPNLSEQETSSLTCGLRILFRMNTNKIRQNAWEEVQRRLLKSRLMSPDTTLCCVRSWSST, encoded by the exons ATGACCCAGTCATTGCACACTTTGTTAAAAAGGATCGCAGGATGGACTTCATTTTTAAGTGATCTTCATTTG GggctgaatgtgatgtttgaaGACCAGCAGAGGACCCTACTGTGGAAAGCAG GTTTCAAAGGAAAGTCGAAGCCCAACCTGTCGGAGCAGGAGACCAGCAGTCTGACGTGTGGCCTGCGCATCCTGTTTCGTATGAACACAAACAAGATTCGCCAGAACGCCTGGGAGGAGGTCCAGAGACGGCTGCTCAA GTCAAGGCTCATGTCTCCAGATACCACCCTCTGCTGTGTGAGATCATGGAGTTCGACCTGA